One part of the Parasphingorhabdus sp. SCSIO 66989 genome encodes these proteins:
- the flgM gene encoding flagellar biosynthesis anti-sigma factor FlgM — translation MKPVGTNLQPITPSKVSGDNKPVGAAAPTQTVSRDASAVSQLGSRDIVDQGPPIDEARIEQIRNAIADGSYAIDTDKLAEKMIELDLLPKS, via the coding sequence ATGAAACCGGTAGGAACAAATCTGCAGCCCATCACACCGTCCAAGGTGAGCGGCGACAACAAGCCCGTAGGCGCGGCGGCGCCGACACAGACCGTGTCACGCGACGCCAGTGCGGTCAGCCAGCTTGGCTCACGCGACATTGTCGATCAGGGCCCACCGATTGATGAGGCGCGCATTGAGCAGATTCGCAATGCGATCGCCGATGGCAGCTACGCGATCGACACCGACAAATTGGCCGAGAAGATGATCGAACTCGATCTCCTTCCCAAAAGCTAA
- the fliE gene encoding flagellar hook-basal body complex protein FliE, producing MSTINSLMSARNAIIQSNKALQGIAEGAEAKGNKESEKADFTGAMREAVESVNALQQQASAAATAYEMGETTDIASVMLAKQKASVGFEATMQVRNKLLSAYQDIMNMPV from the coding sequence ATGAGCACCATCAACAGCCTGATGAGCGCGCGCAACGCCATCATCCAGAGCAACAAGGCGTTGCAGGGCATTGCCGAAGGCGCTGAAGCCAAGGGCAATAAGGAAAGCGAGAAGGCCGATTTCACCGGCGCGATGCGCGAGGCGGTGGAAAGCGTCAACGCGCTGCAACAGCAAGCCTCTGCCGCGGCAACCGCTTATGAGATGGGCGAAACCACCGATATCGCTTCAGTCATGCTGGCGAAACAAAAAGCCTCGGTCGGCTTCGAGGCAACCATGCAGGTGCGCAACAAGCTGCTCTCCGCTTATCAAGACATTATGAACATGCCGGTGTAA
- the flhA gene encoding flagellar biosynthesis protein FlhA has protein sequence MPTTGFSLKNMATGLTGALLPFATLLLVVFLVLPVPAFVLDIGFITNIMISLAVLMVALNATKPLDFSSFPTVLLFATLLRLGLNVASTRVVLVSGHEGGDAAGKVIEAFGSFLIGGDYIVGLFVFAILMIINLVVITKGAGRVSEVSARFTLDALPGKQMAIDADLNAGLILPEEAKQRRADVATEADFYGSMDGASKFVKGDAVAGVLILAINIIGGIILGTVTHGLSITEAASAYTMLAIGDALVAQVPALLLSIAAAAIVTRVSSPMNLHGQIMSQFSLSRAWIPVAAILGILGVLPGMPSMIILPAAAIAGFFAWQLSRPKPEEDTPEEPEQPANSNIIHWEDVSNQAMLGIEVGYALTPLVDERKDAPLIKRVTGIRKQISQELGFVIPLVRIKDDMNLEPNGYRITIGGAVIAEDQIWPEDMLALDSGEGDGTLEGRVCKDPTFGMDAVWIAPDKRADAIVQGYTVVDASTVMATHLNHMVRLNASQLFGMDETRKLLDTLKDTAPELVDGLTPQPLSLFAISAVCCELLKEGVPLRDFRRICSAMVEAANDGTTDVTTITERVRARIGSIIIQSLVPVSMPLPVVTLDGELETLLAQSLKVSADAAYPIEPGLAQRILTALEDASRPLMLEQRNYALVTSPAARKPLANLLRPRFPDTPVLSFRELPDDKPVEVIATIGGNQQPATAALSGPETAKHEFKQL, from the coding sequence ATGCCCACCACCGGCTTCTCTTTGAAGAATATGGCCACCGGATTGACCGGGGCGTTGCTGCCTTTCGCCACATTGTTGCTGGTGGTGTTTCTCGTGCTGCCGGTGCCCGCCTTTGTGCTGGATATCGGTTTCATCACCAATATCATGATCTCGCTGGCGGTGCTGATGGTGGCTTTGAACGCGACCAAGCCGCTCGACTTTTCCAGCTTCCCCACCGTGCTGCTGTTCGCAACACTGCTGCGCCTCGGCCTCAATGTCGCCTCGACCCGCGTGGTACTCGTCAGCGGCCATGAGGGCGGCGATGCTGCGGGTAAGGTTATCGAGGCTTTTGGCAGCTTCCTTATCGGCGGCGACTATATTGTCGGCCTGTTCGTCTTTGCCATTTTGATGATCATCAATCTGGTGGTGATTACCAAGGGTGCAGGCCGCGTCTCCGAAGTCTCCGCGCGTTTCACCCTGGACGCCCTGCCCGGCAAACAGATGGCGATTGATGCCGATCTGAATGCCGGCCTGATCCTGCCCGAAGAAGCAAAACAGCGCCGCGCCGATGTCGCCACCGAGGCAGACTTTTACGGCTCAATGGATGGTGCGTCCAAATTCGTCAAAGGCGATGCGGTTGCCGGTGTCCTGATCCTGGCGATCAATATTATCGGCGGCATCATTCTCGGCACCGTAACCCACGGTCTCAGCATTACTGAGGCTGCTTCGGCCTACACCATGCTCGCCATTGGCGATGCACTGGTGGCGCAGGTTCCGGCGCTGCTGCTCTCCATTGCCGCCGCCGCGATTGTTACCCGCGTCTCCTCGCCGATGAACCTGCACGGCCAGATCATGTCGCAGTTTAGTCTGAGCCGTGCATGGATCCCGGTCGCTGCCATTCTCGGCATTCTCGGCGTGCTGCCCGGTATGCCGTCGATGATTATCCTGCCCGCGGCAGCGATAGCCGGGTTCTTCGCCTGGCAATTGTCGCGACCCAAGCCGGAAGAAGACACGCCGGAAGAACCCGAACAGCCCGCCAATTCCAATATCATCCATTGGGAAGATGTCTCCAATCAGGCGATGCTGGGCATTGAGGTTGGCTATGCCCTCACCCCGCTGGTCGATGAGCGCAAAGATGCACCGCTGATCAAGCGCGTCACCGGCATTCGCAAACAGATTTCGCAGGAGCTTGGCTTTGTCATCCCGCTGGTGCGGATCAAGGATGACATGAATCTCGAGCCCAATGGCTATCGCATTACCATTGGTGGCGCGGTGATTGCCGAGGACCAGATCTGGCCTGAGGATATGCTGGCACTCGACAGTGGTGAAGGCGATGGCACGCTGGAAGGGCGTGTCTGCAAAGACCCGACTTTTGGCATGGATGCCGTCTGGATCGCACCGGACAAGCGCGCCGATGCCATCGTCCAAGGCTATACCGTCGTCGATGCCTCGACCGTGATGGCGACGCATCTCAACCACATGGTGCGGCTGAATGCGTCTCAGCTCTTCGGCATGGACGAGACCCGCAAGCTGCTCGACACGCTGAAAGATACAGCGCCCGAGCTGGTCGATGGACTGACACCGCAGCCGCTCTCGCTCTTCGCCATTTCGGCTGTCTGTTGCGAGCTACTCAAGGAAGGCGTGCCGCTGCGCGATTTCCGCCGCATCTGCTCGGCAATGGTCGAGGCCGCCAATGACGGCACCACCGATGTCACCACCATTACCGAACGTGTCCGCGCCCGGATCGGCTCGATCATCATCCAGTCGCTGGTGCCGGTCAGCATGCCTCTGCCGGTGGTCACGCTCGATGGCGAACTGGAAACATTGTTGGCGCAGTCGCTCAAGGTCAGCGCCGATGCCGCCTATCCGATTGAGCCAGGTCTGGCCCAGCGCATTCTGACTGCATTGGAGGATGCCAGCCGTCCGCTGATGCTCGAACAGCGCAACTATGCGCTGGTCACCTCCCCCGCCGCGCGCAAGCCTTTGGCCAATCTGTTGCGGCCGCGCTTCCCCGACACGCCGGTGCTCTCCTTCCGCGAATTGCCCGACGACAAACCGGTCGAGGTTATCGCCACCATTGGCGGCAATCAGCAACCCGCAACTGCGGCCCTTTCCGGACCGGAAACCGCAAAACACGAATTCAAGCAGCTTTAA
- a CDS encoding flagellin translates to MTVIGTNVSAMRAANASSRADMGLQQAIERLSTGQRINNAADDAAGLAIATRMTSEIRGLNMAARNANDGISLAQTAEGGLNEITSMMQRMRELAVQSANGTLAAGDRANLQAEVTALVGQINDVAARTTFNGVGLLNGAGTIAIQTGSGASETVSIATIDATADGLNLTDTTATPAVNTLDISTAGAATTALGTLDTALNSVTTAQANLGASQNRLETTVSNITDRVTNLTESRSRIQDADFSAESTNLARYQILSQASTAMLAQANQSQQGVLSLIR, encoded by the coding sequence ATGACTGTAATTGGAACCAATGTTTCTGCCATGCGGGCGGCCAATGCCTCCTCACGCGCAGATATGGGTCTGCAGCAGGCGATTGAGCGTCTGTCCACCGGACAGCGCATCAACAATGCCGCAGACGATGCAGCGGGCCTGGCTATTGCCACTCGCATGACTTCGGAAATCCGGGGTCTCAACATGGCTGCGCGTAACGCCAATGACGGCATTTCGCTGGCCCAGACCGCTGAAGGCGGCCTCAACGAAATCACCAGCATGATGCAACGTATGCGTGAATTGGCTGTTCAGTCGGCCAACGGCACACTCGCCGCAGGTGACCGCGCCAATCTTCAGGCCGAAGTGACCGCTCTGGTTGGCCAGATCAACGATGTCGCAGCGCGCACGACCTTCAACGGCGTTGGCCTGCTCAACGGTGCCGGTACCATCGCGATCCAGACCGGTTCTGGCGCATCGGAAACCGTAAGCATTGCCACCATTGATGCGACGGCTGACGGCCTCAACCTCACCGACACTACGGCAACACCTGCGGTAAACACACTGGACATCTCCACCGCTGGTGCGGCGACGACCGCTCTCGGCACGCTGGATACCGCGCTGAACTCCGTAACCACGGCGCAGGCCAACCTGGGTGCATCGCAGAACCGTCTGGAAACCACCGTCAGCAACATTACTGACCGGGTTACCAACCTGACGGAATCGCGCTCGCGCATTCAGGATGCGGATTTCTCGGCGGAATCGACGAACCTCGCCCGCTATCAGATACTCAGCCAGGCTTCGACCGCAATGCTTGCTCAGGCCAATCAGAGCCAGCAGGGCGTATTGAGCCTGATCCGTTAA
- a CDS encoding MotA/TolQ/ExbB proton channel family protein, with the protein MAGQIMMFFDPLSLLLVILVSVVIAWVQNGSAGAWHGLSVLPVLLSRNAEDVAERARLAMVRVEQRVEENGPFHADRIAPDIPYIASLAEMLANSTSWKEFSEATQPYRQRQHQKRESAIGFWSDMAEVAPAIGMIGTVVGLIIMFDGITSADAIGEAMAVCLLTSLYGLLLAHVVANPIARRTELYANQEKQWQDDFARRFGILARKHLDGDGVVLNISDSAKVNGLTGPKPAKQLAK; encoded by the coding sequence GTGGCTGGTCAGATAATGATGTTCTTTGATCCGCTATCGCTTTTGCTGGTCATATTGGTGAGCGTCGTCATCGCCTGGGTACAGAATGGCAGCGCCGGAGCATGGCATGGCCTGAGCGTTTTGCCGGTGCTGTTGTCACGCAATGCGGAAGATGTCGCCGAACGCGCCCGGTTGGCGATGGTGCGGGTGGAACAGCGGGTAGAAGAAAATGGTCCCTTCCATGCGGACCGCATTGCGCCGGATATTCCCTATATAGCGTCGCTGGCCGAGATGCTGGCCAATAGCACCAGTTGGAAAGAATTCTCAGAGGCCACACAGCCCTATCGCCAACGTCAGCACCAAAAACGCGAGTCCGCTATCGGTTTTTGGAGCGATATGGCCGAGGTTGCGCCTGCCATCGGGATGATCGGCACTGTGGTTGGCCTGATCATAATGTTTGACGGCATTACCAGCGCTGATGCTATTGGTGAGGCGATGGCGGTGTGCCTGCTCACCAGCCTTTATGGGCTGTTGCTGGCGCATGTTGTTGCCAATCCGATTGCGCGGCGCACAGAGCTTTATGCCAACCAGGAAAAGCAATGGCAGGACGATTTCGCCAGGCGCTTCGGCATATTGGCGCGCAAGCATCTGGACGGCGACGGCGTGGTGCTGAACATATCAGACAGCGCCAAAGTGAATGGTCTGACCGGCCCGAAACCCGCTAAACAGTTAGCAAAATGA
- a CDS encoding lytic transglycosylase domain-containing protein → MPSQFSIAESQGQGRVTRAIAQSAARTGVDFNYLLGQAKIESGLNPEARARTSSATGLYQFIDQSWLDVIEKHGEKHGLDWASRAINRHSNGRLSVGDNALKSQIFALRTNPEVAALMAGEFAADNRTYLEGRLGREMAPADLYLAHFLGANGAHKFLQQHAANPDTKAANHFPKAARANRPVFYKTNGEARSFAEIRDHFAAKLNSGNALPPGGKTMPAAPTRGVDGQNYVQPADYLRLASQRAAAGVQNNTPTSNENARLAYMLLASMGADIKCPPPASL, encoded by the coding sequence GTGCCGTCACAATTCAGCATCGCAGAAAGTCAGGGCCAGGGCCGCGTTACGCGCGCCATTGCCCAATCGGCTGCGCGCACCGGTGTTGATTTCAACTATCTGCTTGGCCAGGCCAAGATTGAAAGCGGTCTGAACCCCGAAGCCCGTGCCCGTACCTCGTCGGCCACCGGTCTTTATCAATTCATCGACCAGAGCTGGCTGGATGTCATCGAAAAACATGGCGAAAAACACGGACTCGACTGGGCTTCACGCGCCATAAACCGGCACAGCAATGGCCGCCTCAGCGTTGGCGACAATGCCCTGAAATCGCAGATTTTTGCGCTGCGCACCAACCCCGAAGTCGCGGCTCTGATGGCCGGTGAGTTTGCTGCCGATAATCGCACCTATCTTGAAGGCCGTCTGGGCCGCGAAATGGCACCTGCCGATCTTTATCTCGCCCATTTCCTTGGTGCCAATGGCGCGCATAAATTCCTGCAACAGCATGCCGCCAATCCCGATACCAAAGCGGCAAACCATTTCCCCAAGGCCGCGCGCGCCAACCGTCCAGTCTTCTACAAAACCAATGGTGAAGCACGCAGTTTTGCCGAGATACGCGACCATTTTGCCGCCAAGTTGAACAGCGGCAATGCGCTGCCGCCAGGCGGCAAAACCATGCCTGCCGCCCCGACGCGTGGCGTCGATGGCCAAAACTATGTCCAGCCCGCCGATTATCTGCGTCTCGCCAGCCAGCGCGCCGCAGCCGGTGTCCAGAACAATACCCCCACATCCAACGAAAATGCGCGGCTTGCCTACATGCTGCTCGCATCAATGGGAGCTGATATTAAATGCCCACCACCGGCTTCTCTTTGA
- a CDS encoding flagellin: protein MTVIATNVSAMRATNASARADMGLQKAIERLSSGQRINNASDDAAGLAVSTRMTSEIRGLNMAARNANDGISLAQTAEGGMGEITSMLQRMRELAVQSANGTLSAGDRANLQAEVTALVAQINDVANRTSFNGVPLLSTGATVSIQTGNNAGETVAVTLVDVTADGLGITDTAATPAVNTVDISTVAAASTALGTLGTALDAITTSQAGLGAFQNRLETTVSNINDRVTNLTESRSRIQDADFSAESTNLARYQILSQASTAMLAQANQSQQGVLSLIQ, encoded by the coding sequence ATGACTGTTATCGCTACAAATGTTTCCGCTATGCGCGCCACCAATGCTTCGGCACGCGCTGATATGGGCCTGCAAAAGGCCATTGAACGCCTGTCCTCAGGGCAGCGCATCAACAATGCATCGGATGATGCCGCAGGGCTTGCGGTCTCTACCCGGATGACCTCTGAAATTCGCGGCCTTAATATGGCCGCACGCAATGCCAATGACGGTATCTCGCTGGCTCAGACCGCCGAGGGCGGCATGGGTGAAATCACCAGCATGTTGCAGCGTATGCGTGAGCTGGCAGTGCAATCGGCCAATGGCACGCTGAGTGCAGGCGACCGCGCCAATCTGCAGGCGGAAGTGACGGCGCTGGTGGCGCAGATCAATGATGTTGCCAATCGCACCAGTTTCAACGGTGTGCCGCTGCTTAGCACCGGTGCGACCGTCAGCATCCAGACCGGCAATAATGCCGGCGAGACGGTTGCTGTAACGCTGGTCGATGTGACCGCAGATGGCCTCGGCATCACCGACACTGCTGCAACGCCCGCGGTCAATACGGTCGATATCTCAACCGTTGCCGCTGCCTCGACTGCACTGGGTACGCTCGGCACTGCGCTCGATGCCATCACCACATCACAGGCTGGCCTGGGTGCATTCCAGAACCGGCTTGAGACCACGGTGAGCAATATCAATGACCGCGTCACCAATCTGACGGAATCGCGCTCGCGCATTCAGGATGCGGATTTCTCGGCGGAGTCGACCAATCTCGCCCGCTATCAAATCCTCAGCCAGGCCTCGACCGCGATGCTGGCCCAGGCCAATCAGAGCCAACAGGGCGTATTGAGCCTGATCCAGTAA
- a CDS encoding sigma-70 family RNA polymerase sigma factor yields MYESPSQSALYSRKPKAITPGELVEQNLPLVRKIAWHVRGMAPGTVDIEDLVQIGMVALVEAANRYEDQGHNFATYAGTRVRGALIDHLRASSNLCRSALTMRKAMRQTADKLAQELGREPTEAEMAEAMGLEPAVYRERADKAQQMQMESMDEVYSEHSMWFADEQESVDETIEKDQLKALLSANLAQLKEREQMILQLHFIEELNLDEIGKVLDITAARVCQIKKAALDTLRKRLTAQMA; encoded by the coding sequence ATGTACGAATCTCCATCACAATCCGCGCTTTACAGCCGCAAGCCCAAGGCGATCACGCCGGGCGAACTGGTGGAACAGAATCTGCCGCTGGTGCGCAAAATTGCCTGGCATGTGCGCGGCATGGCGCCGGGGACGGTGGATATTGAGGATCTGGTGCAGATCGGCATGGTTGCTTTGGTCGAAGCGGCCAATCGCTATGAGGATCAGGGGCATAATTTCGCCACCTATGCCGGAACCCGGGTACGCGGTGCGCTGATCGATCATCTGCGGGCATCGAGCAATTTGTGCCGCTCGGCGCTGACCATGCGCAAGGCGATGCGGCAGACGGCTGACAAGCTGGCGCAGGAACTGGGGCGCGAGCCGACGGAAGCCGAAATGGCCGAAGCCATGGGGCTGGAACCCGCCGTGTATCGCGAGCGCGCCGACAAAGCCCAGCAGATGCAGATGGAATCGATGGACGAGGTCTATTCCGAACATTCGATGTGGTTCGCCGATGAGCAGGAAAGCGTGGACGAGACAATCGAGAAAGACCAGCTCAAGGCGCTGCTCTCGGCCAATCTGGCGCAGCTCAAGGAGCGCGAGCAAATGATCCTACAACTGCATTTTATCGAGGAACTCAATCTCGACGAGATTGGCAAGGTGCTGGATATTACAGCGGCGCGGGTATGCCAGATCAAGAAAGCTGCGCTCGACACGCTGCGCAAGCGGCTTACGGCACAGATGGCCTAG
- a CDS encoding flagellin, whose translation MTVIGTNVSAMRAANASSRADMGLQQAIERLSTGQRINNASDDAAGLAIATRMTSEIRGLNMAMRNANDGISLAQTAEGGMNEVTNMLQRMRELAVQSANGTLSGGDRTNLQAEVTALIGQIGDVATRTDFNGVGLLDGSAASVTIQTGSAASETVAVSLGDMRAATLGVAPVDISTAAGANTALGLLDTALNTVTTAQANLGASQNRLETTVSNITDRVTNLTESRSRIQDADFSAESTNLARYQILSQASTAMLAQANQSQQGVLSLIR comes from the coding sequence ATGACTGTAATCGGGACCAATGTCTCTGCAATGCGGGCAGCCAATGCGTCTTCTCGCGCCGATATGGGTTTGCAGCAGGCGATTGAGCGTCTGTCCACTGGACAGCGCATAAACAATGCTTCGGATGATGCGGCGGGTCTGGCTATTGCCACTCGCATGACTTCGGAAATCCGTGGCCTCAACATGGCGATGCGCAATGCCAATGACGGCATCTCGCTGGCCCAGACCGCAGAAGGCGGCATGAACGAAGTTACCAATATGCTGCAGCGTATGCGCGAACTGGCGGTTCAGTCTGCCAACGGCACGCTGTCCGGCGGTGACCGCACCAACCTTCAGGCGGAAGTGACCGCCCTGATCGGACAAATCGGTGATGTCGCCACACGCACAGACTTTAATGGCGTTGGCCTGTTGGATGGCTCGGCTGCATCGGTCACTATTCAGACCGGTTCTGCAGCGAGTGAAACCGTGGCTGTATCGCTGGGCGATATGCGCGCTGCGACCCTTGGTGTGGCCCCTGTCGATATCAGCACCGCCGCTGGCGCGAACACTGCGCTTGGCCTGCTGGATACCGCGCTGAATACCGTAACCACGGCGCAGGCTAACCTGGGTGCATCGCAAAACCGTCTGGAAACCACCGTCAGCAACATTACTGACCGGGTTACCAATCTGACGGAATCGCGCTCGCGCATTCAGGATGCGGATTTCTCGGCGGAATCGACGAACCTCGCCCGCTACCAGATCCTCAGCCAGGCCTCGACCGCTATGCTCGCTCAGGCCAATCAGAGCCAGCAGGGCGTATTGAGCCTGATCCGCTAA
- a CDS encoding sigma-54 interaction domain-containing protein yields the protein MKKPCAISANARELLPSLYDNLRAAWLEPIHAEDCDAPKRVRPVHILTKAEIAEATHRDIIIEERVGEPELIRAANGLPLQLRFAHADREFAQALIAEAVRDGGPAVGEASSAKLMTFAERVAQTDASVLVQGETGTGKEGVARFIHAQSPRADKPFIAVNCAAMPETMVEAILFGHKRGAFTGASTEAEGLFRAADGGSLFLDEITELPLPLQAKLLRALQEGEVLPVGETRPVIVNVRIIAAANRDFEAEVAEGRFREDLYWRLNVVPIALQKLCERRQDIPAITAAMLLHLQKDDARFAWPTVNALKALEAHDFPGNARELNNMLQRALIMREGDRIRADDLQLKAPLPQPASPKPEPIPEGGKRIVHGRDLQSLSRAVEFDAIRSALESNQGNRRATAKMLGISERTLRYRLADMRELEAAA from the coding sequence ATGAAGAAGCCATGCGCCATAAGCGCGAACGCGAGAGAGTTATTACCTTCTTTATATGACAATTTACGTGCAGCCTGGCTTGAACCTATTCACGCCGAGGACTGTGACGCACCCAAACGCGTCCGCCCGGTGCACATCCTAACCAAGGCAGAGATAGCCGAAGCAACGCATCGCGATATTATCATCGAAGAGCGTGTCGGCGAACCCGAACTGATCCGTGCTGCCAATGGCCTGCCGCTGCAACTTCGCTTTGCACACGCGGACAGAGAGTTTGCCCAAGCGCTGATCGCCGAAGCCGTGCGCGATGGCGGCCCTGCTGTCGGCGAGGCGAGCAGCGCAAAATTGATGACTTTTGCCGAGCGCGTTGCGCAGACGGATGCCAGCGTCTTGGTCCAGGGCGAGACAGGAACCGGCAAGGAAGGCGTAGCGCGATTCATCCACGCGCAAAGCCCCCGTGCCGATAAACCGTTCATCGCCGTCAACTGCGCCGCGATGCCGGAAACCATGGTCGAAGCGATATTGTTTGGCCACAAACGCGGTGCCTTTACCGGGGCGAGCACCGAGGCCGAGGGTCTTTTCCGTGCCGCCGATGGCGGTAGCCTGTTTCTCGACGAGATCACTGAACTGCCGCTGCCGCTTCAGGCCAAGCTACTGCGTGCTCTGCAGGAAGGTGAAGTTCTACCGGTAGGTGAGACCCGCCCGGTCATCGTCAATGTGCGCATTATCGCCGCCGCCAATCGCGATTTTGAGGCCGAAGTTGCAGAGGGCCGCTTTCGCGAAGACCTGTATTGGCGGTTGAATGTCGTGCCGATTGCACTGCAAAAACTGTGCGAGCGGCGGCAGGATATCCCCGCCATTACTGCTGCGATGCTGTTGCACTTGCAGAAGGACGATGCCCGCTTCGCATGGCCGACGGTCAATGCGCTTAAAGCTCTGGAAGCGCATGATTTCCCGGGCAATGCGCGTGAACTCAACAATATGCTGCAACGCGCGCTGATCATGCGCGAGGGTGATCGCATTCGCGCCGATGATTTGCAACTCAAAGCACCTTTGCCACAGCCAGCCAGTCCCAAGCCCGAGCCGATACCGGAGGGCGGCAAGCGTATTGTCCATGGCCGCGACCTGCAGAGCCTGTCGCGTGCGGTGGAGTTTGATGCGATCCGCTCGGCACTGGAAAGCAATCAGGGCAATCGCCGTGCTACGGCAAAGATGCTGGGCATTTCCGAACGCACCTTGCGCTATCGCCTCGCCGATATGCGCGAGCTGGAAGCCGCGGCGTGA
- the flgB gene encoding flagellar basal body rod protein FlgB, whose translation MAADKIFGVHGAALQLRSERLGVLASNIANAATPNYKARDLDFDRAMEMVREGDDTQEAMSETMGYRIPLQPSMDGNTVELSTEQTLFAENAVQYSTTLSFLEGRVNSITRALRGE comes from the coding sequence ATGGCTGCAGACAAGATTTTCGGTGTTCATGGCGCAGCGCTGCAGCTGCGTTCGGAACGCTTGGGCGTACTCGCCTCGAATATCGCCAATGCTGCGACGCCGAATTACAAGGCGCGCGATCTCGATTTTGATCGCGCCATGGAAATGGTGCGCGAGGGTGATGACACCCAGGAAGCCATGTCCGAAACCATGGGCTATCGCATCCCGCTCCAGCCTTCGATGGATGGCAATACGGTAGAACTTTCAACCGAGCAGACGCTTTTTGCAGAGAATGCGGTGCAATATTCCACCACGCTTTCCTTTCTTGAGGGGCGCGTCAACTCAATCACGCGCGCGCTGAGGGGAGAATAA
- a CDS encoding flagella basal body P-ring formation protein FlgA: MKARIFTPLIIAATAVSAPAYAGKFQDHDILDALVAARLGSEIGQPGGALAPVDRRLKLAQCPQTPKVSDDGTDAAIVRCDALGWRIRVPINVSAQNSRVRATSSSSARTISARYNPAQNMIAIRRGEPVRLSIRKRGFSLSRMMIADRNGRIGEVIPVRADRRESPIMVRVTDVGEASLMGR; this comes from the coding sequence ATGAAAGCGCGGATATTCACCCCTTTGATAATCGCTGCGACAGCGGTGTCGGCGCCAGCCTATGCAGGCAAGTTTCAGGATCATGATATCCTTGATGCCTTGGTCGCAGCGCGACTGGGCAGCGAGATTGGCCAACCGGGCGGCGCGCTTGCCCCGGTGGATCGTCGGTTGAAGCTGGCGCAATGCCCGCAGACGCCGAAAGTCAGCGATGATGGCACGGACGCAGCGATTGTCCGTTGCGATGCCTTGGGCTGGCGTATCCGCGTGCCGATCAATGTCAGTGCGCAGAACAGCCGGGTTCGCGCCACAAGTTCATCAAGCGCCCGCACCATCAGCGCACGCTACAATCCGGCCCAGAATATGATCGCCATTCGCCGCGGCGAGCCGGTGCGCCTCAGCATCCGGAAACGCGGCTTTTCCTTGTCGCGGATGATGATCGCGGATCGCAATGGACGCATCGGCGAGGTCATTCCGGTGCGCGCGGATCGGCGCGAAAGCCCGATCATGGTGCGCGTTACCGATGTTGGAGAAGCAAGCTTGATGGGCCGTTAA